Part of the Fundulus heteroclitus isolate FHET01 chromosome 20, MU-UCD_Fhet_4.1, whole genome shotgun sequence genome, AAGGGAAAAGATAGACAAACAGAGAGTCAGAGACAAACTTTAGTTCTTAACCAAATGTTTATTATACTAAACAGCTAGTTCGGTTTAGTCCCCCGGTGGTAAAGCTGTTACTGACAGATGTAGAAAATCTGTTTTAgggtaacagaataaaataaatatgacaaCAATAACTTGAAGTATTGAACACTAACCATCTACCATCCAGTATAATTCAAGAAATCAAATTGTAGTTTAAAAAACTCCTTGTGATTTAGCAagttgtttatctttttttatttttttttatttgaaagtcTGCTTAATCTTTATTCAGGAatctttgtccttttttaaaatgcctaGTACATTTTTCAAACCTTCATCCAGCGTGGCAAATTTTAAGAAACATAAACCCCCACTCTGTTAATATTTAGGACAGGGATCAGAGTGTAACAcagctatttttgtttttaatgtttcgaTTCGGTGCGTTTTtcaaagctgattttttttttttttttttttacggggATCCACTTAAGAAAGTGTGAGAGGGATTTAAGACCCCCGATAAATGTCAACACCCGTGGGGAAAAAACTTGAACGGAATACAAATAATTAGATTAGATGAAAAAGTATTgattgctgaggggaaattTGATTATTGCGGCAATAAAGGCAGCATGACTTATTAAGAGAGAAGGGGAGAATGGAAATAAAGATAATATagatttagggctgggcaattaATCGATTTAttcgattaattcaaatttagaattttttaagatttatttcttGGGAAATGGGGATTTCATTTTGCCAATGCattcattgggcttccatgaagagaatagcatgcaatgctgaatatatgtttagggaaatatgtcaaaatattgtaaaaagtaaacttttttaccataatacagagacctttaatttactcatttagttattttcttttaagttagtttgaagttataCAAGTGACGGGAAGtaaagcctgttcttagctcattgtatGTCTGTACCCCAGATGAAGTGCTTTGACAtaaaagcaggttttaaaaattatttatttaatttatttttgcgATATGaaaatgagggggaaaaaatgtattaatcggatttggtatactgaaatctgagattttattattaAGCCACATTGCCCAGGCCTATGTAAAATATACAATTTTGAAACTAAGAGATTATAGGACTGGATGTTTAGTGGGAGACTACCCGATTAATTATCTCATGTACACTACAGGTCAaaggtttggactcacctttctcattcaatggcttttccctatttttatgactttcaaCATTGCAGATACAcagtgaagacatcaaaactgtGACTGAAAACTATCTAGAATAATgcatcaaacacaaaattgtggAAAACCTATAAAAAGCTTGTATATTCTTGCTTTTTCCAACCCCTCCCCCAGTTCCCAgaggtagtaataaaaataaagacacacCATTTGAATAAGAAGGTGAGCCCAAACTTTTCACTGGTGATCATGTACCCTTACCATGGAGATCTGCAACAATTTCTTAGGCAAAGTGTTGTCATgattgcttttttctttttttaaacttttcccCCCCTTTATTTGTCGTTTCTTGGTGTGGCACATAAAGGGAAGTACCTGGGAGCACAGATGATATTGAGGTGGATCTGTTTAAAGATGATATTGCTCCACTTTATACACTGAATCAACTGTGAGAAGGAACTACTGAGAAGACTTATTAAAGTAGGGCATAAATATGCATTCAGAATTTCTTCAGATATTTCCCACGTATGCCAGTAAAACGTGTGTTTGCGATGTACAATCTACTTCGTTTCGAGACTGTATGCGTTTTAAATGATTTGACAGTCTCTTTttgttatattcttttttttaatattggtgTTTCCGTCCATTTCTAAATTGGATTGTAAACAATTAGAAATTATTAGACTGAAATTAACTTAAACtgtcagtttatttgtataacgcGGTGACATGTGTTCTGAATACgcgctttatgaataaaatgtgaGTTTAACTCAGTGTCCTTGCGATCCTTATAGTAAAATAGGTCCATAGGCAATTTAAAGAACCTTCCGACGCTGTCCGTTACCTGCAGTGCTGAAGAAGCCGCCAGTTTAACGTGTGGTGcggttttgatttttttaacagcattttactttaataatacccggtttttaataaaagaaaatgagcGACAAACTTGAACCAGGCTCGCACAAGTGTTCTTGTCGTTTTAGTTTGGGGCCAGACTGCTTAGTTTCCTCTCACCGGCTCGCTCCAGTCAGAGCGTGGTGTTGCATTTCCCCCCGCTTCAGTCGCCGGCGCTCCGATTCTTCAACCCCAGTTAGGCAATATCCTTACGCCCGTGGAGCGGTTAAACGTTACATTACGTTGTGGGCGTAAATGGTCCTTGTAATGGCGACCGTGCCGTTGATGTGCCTATGTTTGTGAAAATGAAGCGGAGAAGAAGTTATTTCTTTTAAGCGAAACACCGAGGTTCCCGGCGGAGGAACGACTTTGCGTCTACAACCGTCATCTCCACACGCGGTTAAACGAAGCTGtacttttggactttttttttggcGCTCCCGAAATGATGAAGCTCAAGTCCAACCAGACCCGGACGTACGACGGGGAGGGCTACAAGAAGCGGGCCGCCTGTCTGTGCTTCAGGAGCGAGTCGGAGGAGGAGGTGAGCCTGGGGATGCGGCTGCTCGCAGGGCCATGCTAGcacaaacagcagggggctgtCTTCAGTATCTTACGTCTGTAAATCGGTAGATTTAGCAACGTGGCCGTCGTTTTAACGACTACTCGTTTGTATTTCGGGTTCCCATTTTGCCACCCCCACCCCCGAGTAGAAACGTTAAAAGCCATTTTTTCCCCAGCCCGTGCTTATGATGGTGTTATATAAGCCGCTTCTGGGCAGATGAAAGCCAGTTAACTGCGTGCTAACGCTAGCTAGCTGTagcatgctaatgctagctaGCTGTAGCATGCTAATTAGCGCTGCTGTTCCTCCGGGAGCCAGCTGTCAGCCAGCAGCCACAGCCTCATCAAAGGAGGATTTGGCTTTATTGATGTGAGCTTCATCAGGataaaatatacaatatatattcCAGCGACGGGCGAAAATATTGATGTCAtgtaaaaaagagaaattaattaaaaaaaagccacgAAGAGTATGTCAGTGTTAGCAAGATTTGAGCTGAtgtctcccccccacccccctgctATGTTGCTGGGATAGTTTTAAACTACAAAACGGCCCTGTCGGTGTAAGTCTATATATTCTTTATgttgatgtcttttttttttttttttgtaatgtaaaatgtatGACCTTGAGTTTGAAGCGTCGGTCCGTTGTAAGGCAGAAAcgcaccattttttttttgttgcacattTTATTCTGCTACCAGTTAACATCATAACTACCTCGACGTTCAACCCATTTAGAAAACCCATGCCTTCGGCAGGCGGGCACAACGGTGTCTTTGTAAGAGAAACACATTACCAGGAGGGAGCAGATGAAATTAGACTAAATCAGTTCCTCATCCCTGATTTTAGGAATCTAGGGAAGGAGCCCCGACTGAACTATGTGTgtctttgatttaaaggaaatgCATCAGTATCCCCGGCACACACTGCAACTTGTGGTAAACTTTGCCACATGTGACTAAATCGACAAGGAGAATGAAATGGaaaccaaaacagcaaaagACACAGGcctaaaagttctttttttttttttgccttttgaaATTTGTCCCACCGGTACTCCTCTGAGTTATACGAGCTCCATCTGTGTCACCTGGCACAAATTCACTTAAACAGTTAGCATTTTGGTTGGTTGACTGCTCTTTAGGAGggactacactttttttttttttttttctgtaaacattGTCGTGTGGGTTTCATTCCAGGTGCTGTTGGTGAGCAGCAGTCGGCATCCTGATAAGTGGATCGTTCCTGGAGGGGGAATGGAGCCCGAGGAAGAGCCCAACGTTGCCGCAGCTCGAGAAGTGTGTGAAGAGGTCGGTTCAGATTCTCCTATGACTACATTTTGGATATTTCCAACTACCCACATGTAGGATGTTTAGCACAAGGCTTTGTCTTTTAGCTTTTCcgataaacaaaaacacaaacccttttcttttctttctttgcgtCCACCAGAGACAGAAACGCTGTTCTGAGAATAGCTGTCCATTTGCGGCGTGACAAATCAGTCCGAGCGTAGCCTCGGAGGAGTGTTGTGTTACGTTTCGGAGAAACCGTGCCCGTATTTAACACCGGGAATAATGCCTCGCTCTCGGAGTCTTTTTTGTTAATGCAGTCATCCTGTTTGCGCGGGCCGGAGAGACACCGGGAGCCTGGCAACATGTAAGCAGGATCATAGCGTCGTGTTTCAGGGCAAGTGTTACGGTGTCAGAAGGGTCACGCTGAGATAAAGTGCTATAGAACTCTGCCCCGCCCACCCCAAATAAAAAGCTCTTATTCTACCCTGAAAGAGTAAAATGTTGTAGTTGTTTTACACTTTTGGAGGATTAGGTGTAAACGAGCTAAAGAGTTTTGAAACGATAGTAGAAAATCCCGCTAACACTCAACCGTCTCAATCCAAAATCGCCGCATGCTCCGATTAGAGCAGAGGCGCCGAAGCTGAAGACGTAGAGTTCCTCCCAGCGGTGAGCTCAGCAGTGATCAGCGCGATCCGTGGCGTTGATGGATGCTGATGTCACCTCTTCTCCTGGCTCCTATATCATCGGCTCAAAAGATGTGCCACACTGAGATTTAGCAGTCTTAAAAGCAAACAACCAGAAATGCTTCGGTTCCTACGCCTGTCTCTGGATGCCGGTGAGACAGGACGAATTCCTATCCGTGGGTTTTTATCGGGATTACCACACAACATGAAAGCGGACCTCATCGTGTTGCGATGAATATTTGGGGGACCCAGTTGTAGGCCAGATGTTACACCGGGTTCGCGTGTCTTGTGACCTGACCTTTATTCTGTTGTCAGCGATACGCCCCCATCCTGCAGCGTTGGGACACGTTGCGTAACTGTAATGCCGCCCTCGGCGCGGTCCATCCTCTTCCAAGACGGCGCCCTGCGGTTCTCCGTTACACGGATGCCTGAGCCGGGAGGCATTTTCCATTTCACGAAGAAACACGCAGGCTGACTTTTGGCCTATTACTTAATCCCTGGCACGGTTTATGGGTCCCCTCTGATGGGCCAGTGCTTTTCCATTAAAACTCGTCGAAGACTTGAGAAGTGCAACACAGAGTGGAGTCTGCGTTTATTTATAGAGTGAAACTGGAACCTGAAGAAGCTTCAAAGATGTCAGCGAGGGGCCCGGCTCTGTATTTGAACCCCACTAACTAGTCACCTGGGAGTTAGGATGTTGGACCgggttgttttattattttcatagTAAGCCTGATGGTGGAGAGGACCGCAGAACGTTAAGGTTGTCCTACCTGGCCAAAGGTGATCTGTTTTGGTTGGCTGGCTCTTCCAGCATGACACGGACCCGAAGCCCACAGCCAGGGCAACGGAGGAGGGGCTCCGTGAGAAGGTCCATGAGTGGGTTGGCTAGTTTCCAGACCCGAACTCAATAGAAAATCTTTGGCTGGCGCTGAACCTCTGTTGCCCAGCGACAGCCCTGAAACCTCAGAAATCTGGAGATCTGCATGGAGGAGTGGGCCAGAAGCCCTGCTGCCCCGTCTGAGGTTCCTCTACCAAATATTAAGTTTGGTTCTTCTATTCTACATCAAACACTTATTCTATTTTGGAAAATGTCTCTTAATGTTATCATGccataaaacaaaacttatttAAATATCATACAATCCGATCGTCTGGACTTGTTTTTAGATTCTGCCTCGTAGTTGAAGTGTCGCTATGATGGAAATATAGACTTTCCATTGTTTGCAAGGGGGAAAACTAGCAAACTGGGCGGTGGATCCGATTATTTTTCCCACTGTTCAACTCTGCAGGATTGTTGAATTGCTTAGTCGACAGAAGTTGATAGAAAGGTTACTGCAATTCAGTAATAAATGAATATTTAAACTATAATAATTCACTTTTTTCTAATATTGTTAGGTACCTTGGAGACCCGTTTccatttctttatatatatcgTATTTATCGGACCTTAAGGCATACctgattataaggcgcactaaatattcttcccaagtgtgtaatatcactccttcacgtccacagctctctatccgtctctgtcaggaggacagagtagttggacgacactgccctgtttctaacataaggccaaaataaacttttatattgaattaacttactaggtttattgttgctagcatgtaCTGTCAGCTTGGTGGACTCCACGCTGACTCTgcagacgttttacccttcatacatgagcgtactgttgcctacatttcttgttaaattgctacaattcccacactttctgcctgTGGGACGAAGCGgtggaacggatggtaaaatgtaaaatgtcacATAGAAAACGGTTCATTGTGAAGACTTCTGGTGtccgagaagtttatagtgaGACATGTACCTGAAAGCGTGGACCTCCGTGTCGTGAACTATGCCCAAgaatgtgggggcctttacataaatgcacttctagtttagacattacagtcaggcagtcttgtagacagctctaaagtcgtacttacacattttgacagatttttgagcgcattttaccacataaaatcagtcagtgagCACTACGATAATCATATATGAGGCGCACCGTCATATTTTGAGAAAACTTAAAGATTTGAACCTTGCCCTACattctgaaaaatacggtatgttTACAGAATGTTGTAAAAGTCTGGGGAAAATCGCTTAGattggggagtggtggccttgAGAGGCTACAAGGTTGCTGGTTTGACTCCCACTGACTGCCACTCTGTgaccctgagcaagacccctagccccagaatgctccccgggtGTCGCCCACTGCTACCTGATGGACGGATTAAACGCAGAGGACTGTTTTCAGTGGGATGTATAGTGCactgacaataaagattattattattattattattattattattattaggtttGATTTGGAATCTTCAGctaatttcctgcttttaaatcccagctatgtttttgctcttctttttgTCATTGCAGAGAAGTGTGACCATAAATAACCTGAACAGGACTTTATTCTGCATTAGTTGTTGTTTAGAGGACTGAACATGAAAAGATTATCGGGGGGGGAATTCACAGAAAGTGAATGCTGAAAGTGTTGAAACTCGGTCTTATGTAACATAATCCACTGCAGCACAAACAAGCTGGTTTCAAAATTACCCCAGAAATTACATCAGCGCTTTCTTTAAAAGCATCTCAACAAAACAGCCTGAAGTTTAAAGATGCagcatttgtgtgttttactttttagcTCACCTGGCTCCATTGCTTTCTATtgccttgttttttgtttttttttttggcttaatttttttcagaacaGCCTTTAATCATCGTTTGTTGTTTAATTGCTCTGCGATTATTTTTCTTGCCTTCATCTTGCAGGCCGGTGTGAAGGGGACCTTAGGTCGCTTAGTTGGAATATTTGAGGCAAGTTGCTCTCTGCTTCCTGtggattatgtttttatttattttttttccccctacatcCATAAATCTTTAGTATTTTGTGTATGATCGCAGCTGACAGATTTGTCATTTTCTCCCTCAGAACAAGGAGAGGAAACACAGAACCTACGTGTACGTCCTAATTGTCACAGAAGTCCTGGAGGACTGGGAGGACTCGGTCAACATTGGTAAAAACACAGTTTGCTTACTCTTCAAAACAGGAATCACACGGCTGAAGTTCTCATGCAGTCACATGCCCGGCTGtggctttgctgctgctgctgctgttgttgttgttttaactaAGAGGTTTAAAAACCTCCCGGTCTCAAGGATTCTGAATTCCTGcc contains:
- the nudt3b gene encoding diphosphoinositol polyphosphate phosphohydrolase 1 translates to MMKLKSNQTRTYDGEGYKKRAACLCFRSESEEEVLLVSSSRHPDKWIVPGGGMEPEEEPNVAAAREVCEEAGVKGTLGRLVGIFENKERKHRTYVYVLIVTEVLEDWEDSVNIGRKREWFKIDDAIQVLRCHKPVQATYFEALQESFLTSNGTPLVTTIGGDLSPTYSINQSSVSGIR